The Mangifera indica cultivar Alphonso chromosome 8, CATAS_Mindica_2.1, whole genome shotgun sequence genome has a window encoding:
- the LOC123224342 gene encoding heavy metal-associated isoprenylated plant protein 43-like, with product MKQKVVIKVSMHCQKCYSKALKIVVGSPGVESAALKGADKSEIEIIGDGMDTVELATSLKKKMKYAELVSVGPAGGGEKKEKPEEPEKETKPEVQVQPLVWSGYPGGVPYYNDYRVVYADPYYSPNWFIM from the exons ATGAAG CAAAAAGTGGTGATCAAAGTCTCCATGCATTGCCAAAAATGCTACTCTAAAGCACTGAAGATTGTAGTTGGCTCCCCAG GTGTGGAATCTGCAGCTCTAAAAGGGGCGGACAAGAGCGAGATCGAGATAATAGGAGATGGGATGGACACGGTTGAGCTAGCAActtcattaaaaaagaaaatgaaatatgcAGAGCTGGTGAGTGTAGGTCCTGCAGGTGGTGGcgagaagaaagaaaaaccaGAGGAACCGGAAAAAGAGACCAAGCCGGAAGTGCAGGTGCAACCACTGGTTTGGAGTGGTTATCCAGGTGGCGTGCCTTACTACAACGATTACCGTGTGGTTTACGCTGATCCATATTACTCCCCTAATTGGTTCATCATGTGA
- the LOC123224165 gene encoding heavy metal-associated isoprenylated plant protein 16-like, producing MKQKVVIKVTSLNGQKSRSKAMKIAVGVSGVESAALKGDDKTQIEITGDGMDAVALTNLLRKKVGHAELVSVAPAGGGDNKEESKPTETGPTIQSLEVLPYPGGVHYYVFAADRPYDPYYNNSCSIM from the exons ATGAAG CAAAAGGTAGTGATCAAGGTTACTTCATTGAATGGACAAAAGTCCCGCTCCAAGGCGATGAAGATTGCAGTTGGGGTTTCCGGAGTTGAATCAGCGGCTTTAAAGGGAGATGACAAGACTCAGATAGAGATAACTGGAGACGGGATGGACGCCGTTGCTCTTACGAATTTGCTAAGAAAGAAAGTGGGGCATGCAGAGCTTGTAAGCGTTGCTCCTGCGGGAGGTGGAGATAACAAGGAAGAAAGCAAACCAACGGAAACTGGGCCAACAATTCAGAGCCTGGAGGTTTTGCCTTATCCCGGCGGTGTGCATTACTACGTGTTTGCCGCTGATCGACCCTATGACCCCTATTATAATAATTCTTGCTCAATCATGTGA
- the LOC123222945 gene encoding heavy metal-associated isoprenylated plant protein 16-like isoform X2: MRQKVVIKVTSMNGQKSLFKAMKIAAWVSGVESAASKEDYKTQIEITGDGMDAVALTSLLRKKEGYAELVSVGPAGGGDKKDESKPTETGPKIQSPGGLALSRRCASLRVCR, from the exons ATGAGG CAAAAGGTAGTGATCAAGGTTACTTCAATGAATGGACAGAAGTCACTCTTCAAGGCGATGAAGATTGCAGCTTGGGTTTCCGGCGTTGAATCAGCGGCTTCAAAGGAAGATTACAAGACTCAGATAGAGATAACTGGAGACGGGATGGACGCCGTTGCTCTTACGAGTTTGCTAAGAAAGAAAGAGGGGTATGCAGAGCTTGTAAGCGTTGGTCCTGCAGGGGGTGGAGATAAGAAAGACGAAAGCAAACCAACGGAAACTGGGCCAAAAATTCAGAGCCCTGGAGGTCTGGCCTTATCCCGGCGGTGTGCCTCACTACGCGTTTGCCGCTGA
- the LOC123222945 gene encoding heavy metal-associated isoprenylated plant protein 16-like isoform X1 produces MNLVQKVVIKVTSMNGQKSLFKAMKIAAWVSGVESAASKEDYKTQIEITGDGMDAVALTSLLRKKEGYAELVSVGPAGGGDKKDESKPTETGPKIQSPGGLALSRRCASLRVCR; encoded by the exons ATGAACTTAGTG CAAAAGGTAGTGATCAAGGTTACTTCAATGAATGGACAGAAGTCACTCTTCAAGGCGATGAAGATTGCAGCTTGGGTTTCCGGCGTTGAATCAGCGGCTTCAAAGGAAGATTACAAGACTCAGATAGAGATAACTGGAGACGGGATGGACGCCGTTGCTCTTACGAGTTTGCTAAGAAAGAAAGAGGGGTATGCAGAGCTTGTAAGCGTTGGTCCTGCAGGGGGTGGAGATAAGAAAGACGAAAGCAAACCAACGGAAACTGGGCCAAAAATTCAGAGCCCTGGAGGTCTGGCCTTATCCCGGCGGTGTGCCTCACTACGCGTTTGCCGCTGA
- the LOC123224343 gene encoding heavy metal-associated isoprenylated plant protein 16-like: MKQKVVIKVTSLNGQKSRSKAMKIAVGVSGVESAALKGDDKTQIEITGDGMDAVALTSLLRKKVGHAELVSVGPAGGGDKKEESKPTETGPTIQSLEVLPYPGGVPYYVFAADRPYDPYYNNSCSIL, translated from the exons ATGAAG CAAAAGGTAGTGATCAAGGTTACTTCATTGAATGGACAAAAGTCCCGCTCCAAGGCGATGAAGATTGCAGTTGGGGTTTCCGGAGTTGAATCAGCGGCTTTAAAGGGAGATGACAAGACTCAGATAGAGATAACTGGAGACGGGATGGACGCCGTTGCTCTTACGAGTTTGCTAAGAAAGAAAGTGGGGCATGCAGAGCTTGTAAGCGTTGGTCCTGCAGGAGGTGGAGATAAGAAGGAAGAAAGCAAACCAACGGAAACTGGGCCAACAATTCAGAGCCTGGAGGTTTTGCCTTATCCCGGCGGTGTGCCTTACTACGTGTTTGCCGCTGATCGACCCTATGACCCCTATTATAATAATTCTTGCTCAATATTGTGA